GATGAGTATTTGTAAGTTGCGTTGTAGAAGGCTTTACACGATCCATTTAAAGCCCTAAGTTTTGTTGAATAATCTTGCTGATTTCTATATTGATGAGTTCTAATTGATCACTGTAAATGGATGTGAGTAGTATAGGTTCTGTTGTTTGTTGTTGAGGTTCAGTTTTGGGCTTTGTTTTTTTTACTGTAGCATTCATAGATAGGCCAAGTAAGAGAGGATACTTTTCTAAATTATCCTTTTCTAATGTGATGATGACAGGAACGCGTTGAATGATTTTAATCCAATTGCCAGTTGCATTCATTGCAGGAAGTAAACTAAAGCTGCTCCCTGTTCCTGGAACTATGCCATAAACGATTCCTTTATATTTGACATCATGTCCATATAAATCAGATGTTAGATTTACAGACTGTCCTGGAGATATGCCTTCTAGATCGGTCTCTTTAAAATTTGCTGTAACCCATATCTGAGATAGGGGTATGATGGACATAAGATCTCTTCCGGGCCCCACAAAATCCCCTACTTGAGCAGATCTCTTTGCAACAAAACCATCTACAGGGCTCAAGAGTTCTGTATGAATGAGATTGAGGTAAGCTTGCTGTACATTGCTTTTTGCCTGTAGTACGAGTGGGTGGGTGACGACAGAGGTACCATCTACTTGAGAAAGTGCTTCATATAAATGAATGTGTGCAAGCTCTGTGCTACTTTGAGCGACTTGTAAGTCGGTATAGGCGTTCTCTTCTTTCTCTAAGGCAATTGCTTTTACTTGACTTAAGTTTCTTCTGTGGATGTAGTCGAGATTTGCTTGATGAAGTTTTGCTTCTTGAAGTGCTAAATTAGATTTTGCTTGATCTACTTGTAAAAAAAGTTGCGCAGTTTGCCGTACAGAGGATGCAAGAGATGCTTTTGCTCTTTCTAATTCTATTTTGGCATTTGTGTTGTCGAGTTTAATGAGTAGTTGTCCTTGGCGTACCTTATCTGCATAAGTCACAAAAATATCGGTGATAACTCCTGTAGTTTGAGGAGAGATTTGGACAATATTGCCCTCTACGTAAGCATCATCTGTAGAGATATACTTTCTTTCAAAAATAACCCAATAAATCAAATAGATTAAAATACATGCAAAGATAACTATGAGTAGGTTTTTTATCCATTTTTTACGTTGCTGTAATAAGGGTGTTTTATCTTCTATTCCCACAAGCATGCACCTAAAAATTAATTTATTTAAACTGCTTGTTATATAAAATTATTATTTATGTAAAAAGCTTTTTCGATTAATCTCGCATTTAATAACCTGAGTTTTGAGTTTAAATGACTCAAGGTTAGAGGGGATTCTAGATAAATTTTCAATCATTTTTGTGAAGTTCATATTCAAAAACTATAAACGAGCAAAAAAGATTGAAAAGTTGCCAGAAGATCTCTAAGATTGAGTAATTTAAACCCAAAACTCAGGTTAATAATAAATATTGGCTAAAATCAGAGCGTAAAATGGTGTATAGATGCTTAATATTTTGAAATTATTTGGACAGTCTCCTTTTTCTCCTCTTCAATTGCATATGCAAAAAGTTGCAAATTGCGTTGGAAAGATAAAGGAAATTTTTTTGGCGCTTGCTGATGAGGATTATGCAAGAGTTGAAAAGCTTGCAGCGCAAATTTCTGAATTAGAACATGAAGCAGATCTTACAAAAAATGATATTCGCAACCATTTGACAAAGGGACTTTTTCTATTAATTGATAGAAGAGATTTACTTGATATTCTTTCCATTCAAGATAGCATTGCAGATAAAGCAGAGGATATAAGTGTTCTTTTAACAATTAGAAACCTTAAGATGGAAAGTGTATTTCAGCCCCACTTTAATAACTTTTTAGAAAAAAATATTGAGTCCTTTCAGAGTATTTTACAAGTGATTCAGGAGTTAGATGAGCTTTTAGAAACCTCATTTGGTGGACTTGAAGCAGAGAAGGTTAAAAAAATGGTTGAGCATGTAGCTTATCTAGAACATGAAGCGGATTTATTACAGCTACAGCTTTTAAAGCGTTTATTCAATAGTGAGAAAGATCTTGCCTACCCTGTGTTTCAACTTTGGTTGAAAATTTTTGAAGAGATTGGATCTCTTTCAAACCTATCAGAGAGATTAGGTAATCGTATACGTATGTTGTTAGAAGTAAAATAATGATAGGGCATGAAGGATTTATATTAGTTTTAGCGCTTATTCTAGGCTTTTATCTTGCCTGGAATATAGGTGCTAATGACGTTGCAAACGCCATGGGAACATCTGTGGGTTCTGGCGCATTGACACTAAAGAGAGCAATTATTATCGCGGCTCTTTTAGAATTTTGCGGGGCCTTTTTTGTAGGAGCACATGTTACTGAGACAATAGAAAAAGGTCTTATTAACACAGAGCTTTTTTATCAAAATCCCAATGTTTTGCTCTACGGTATGCTCGCATCCTTGCTCGCAACGGGTGTTTGGTTGCAAATTGCTTCCTATTTTGGCTGGCCCGTCTCTACAACGCACTGCATTATTGGCTCTGTTGTTGGTTTTGGACTGATTCTTGGGGGTGTGGAAGCTGTTGAGTGGACAAATCTTATCATCATTGGTACAAGCTGGGTTTTGTCTCCATTGATGGGAGGTATTTTATCATTTGGAATTTTTACTCTCTTAAGAAGATATATCTTTTATTCAAAAAACCCTGTGCGAGCAACTAAGCGGATTGCTCCCATTCTTGTTTTTGGCGTATTTTCTATATTGAGCCTCGTAGTCCTTTTCAAGGGACTTACGCATCTTGATATCCACCTTGATTTTTTAGAAGCGCTTGGTATTTCGGTAGGCATGGGGATTGTTACTGGCTTACTGACGTATATACTTTTGCGCTCGCTTAAAGATAAGGAAGATGCAGATGTATCTATGGACGGTACTGAATATGCTGTTGTAGAGAAAATTTTTATCCCCCTTCAAATTGTGAGTGCCTGTTGTATGGCATTTGCGCATGGGGCAAATGATGTTGCCAATGCAATTGGTCCTCTTGCGTCTATCGTTTCTATTTTACACACGCATCAGTCTATTATGAGCGCAGAAATCCCCACATGGATTTTGGCCTTGGGAGGTCTTGGCATTGTTGTAGGCCTTGCAACTTGGGGGTGGAGAGTCATAGAAACAATTGGCAAAAAACTTACAGAGCTTACGCCCAGCAGAGGGTTTGCAGCGGAATTTGGAGCTGCAACTACTATTTTACTTGCCTCAAAGCTCGGTCTTCCTGTTTCTACTACACACACACTTGTAGGATCTGTTCTTGGAGTTGGCCTTGCAAGAGGTATTGGGGCTCTAAACCTGGGCATGATCAGAGAAATCGTACTCTCATGGGTTGTGACAATTCCCGTTGGAGCACTTCTCTCCGTTCTCTTTTATTACTGCTTTGCCTTTTTTATCTAATAGACTTCTTGCGTAATTATACACATCGTTAATGAAGAGTTTTACGTGTCCGTGTCCGTGCCTATGCGGACACGGGCACGTATAAACAATTCTTCAACTTGTTTGTGTATAGATTCAAGGTTATTTAATTTTTCATTCAACGTGAGGCTATTGTTTAAGCAAAAATTCTGTTAGTTGCCATTTTTTAGCAAATTCTGGATGAAAGCTTGCTTTTGTAGAAAGGAATGTTCCAAGATAGGGTTTTGCAATAGTTAGGATGAATTCGTGGTCTAAATCATCTGGCACACAGAAGCCTAAACGAGGGTGTGTTATAGCAAACACCATGGCAGCAACAACACCTATTGCAACTTGTACTGTTGTTGCACTTTGGTGTGGAACGAGTTTTCTTGCTGCATCAATATCTAATATGCTTCCAATCCACCAGGAGTCAAAGTCATGACCCATCAGTAGACAGCCAAGTTCATCATGGCCAGAGATGATTTCGTCATTGAGAATACGTGTTTTGGGGGTGGATTTCCAGTTTGTTTTTTCTAGGTCTTGCAAGGAAGTTACTGCATCGTTGCAAAGTTGATAGGCATAGTGAACAGTTGGTCTGTAAATAGCTTTTCCATTTTCATAAACAGAGAGTTTTTTGCATAGAGTGTAAGACTCCCCGTGGCGAATGATCATGCCAATAATAGGGCCACTTGGAACCCAAGATCGGACAAAGGAATTACAGCCTCTAGTTTTTAATAAGATCTGATGCTTAAGTCCTGTGGTATGCTCTAATCCATGCTCTGGAAGCGCCTCTTCGTGAGTGCCAAAGCCAACTTCTGCAGGTGCTGCGCCCTCTTCGATAAGTCCATCACAGCTCCATGTGTTGATAAATTCATAAGAAGCTTTTGGGATAGATGAGATTTGAGTATCTTTTTCTGAGATATGAATGACTTTTACGTTTTCAACTTGTGCAAGTAGAGCAAAATCTTTTTCTTGTAGAGCTTTTTCTAGAAGAGCTTTTTTTGAAGGATTCATTTTTGTTTGCAAAAGTTCTTTAGCAATATCTAACAGAGCTTGTTTTGCAAAATGCGAGACAAGACCTGGATTTGCTCCATGCTCGATGATGGCAGTAGGGCCGCTATGTTTCCATGTCTTTATCATTTGTTCTAGTTTAATATGTCTTAAATAAAGAGATTGTTCGTGAAAATTTTTGATGTGAGTAATGTCATCTTTGCCCCAAATTTCTATGGAGGTATTGACAAAGAGTATATCTTGCTCATGACACCATTGAATGAGTGCGCAGGTATCGATACCAACAGACAGATCTAAGAGCAGGTCACCTTTACTTAAATAGGAAGATAAGAGAGCTTGATAGTTTTCTTTGGTAACTTGGCTTTGTACATAATTGACGCCTTTATTAAGGCTATCTTGGATGGTATTTTTTTTATCTAGACAGTCTAGTACAGTAATTTGGGAAGGATTTATTGAAATGTGCTTAAATAGGAGAGGAAGGACACACTGAGCTACACTTCCACAGCCTATAATAAGAATATTCCCTCCAAATGTTTCCATAAGTTTAATCCTTCACTTTGTGCCCAGAGAGGTTGCCAAGGCCATCATAGGATGCGTACTTATAAAGATCGTGCAGTGTTGGGTAGTTAAATACAGTGGATATAACATGCATGACTGTTTTTTTGTTTTCTACAAGAGAAAGTCCGTAGTGAATGATTTCTGTTGCAAGAGGGCCTATGACATGAACGCCGCGAACTACTAGATCGTCTCTGGTAAAAATGATTTTCATGATGCCCTCGACAGCTCCCATGATTTTACCTCTGGCCATATCGCCATAGCGCGCTCTTCCAACGCAATAGTTCATCTTTTTTTCTATAGCTTCTTCTTCTGTAACACCTACCATAGATACTTCTGGAACTGTGTAGATACCGTAAGGAATCACTTTTGCAAGGTTGTCTAAGTCACCTGTGTTAAAAATATGGGTGACTGCAACTCTTCCCTGATCCATGCTTGTACTTGCAAGTGCTGGAAATCCGATGACATCACCTACAGCGTAGATGTGGGGTACGTTTGTACGGTAGTGGTCATCTACTGTCAGCTGCTCTCTTTTTCCAACAGTGATACCAGCTTTTTCGCATTGCAAGTCTTTTGTATTACCATTTCGTCCAGCAGCAAAGAGGAACATATCAACGTGTAACCATTTACCACTTTCAAGACCTATCCTTAAAAACTCCCTGTCAGAATCTGGTAGATTGATAGATTTTACAGATTCATTAAATAGAATTTCTGTGTCATCTTTTTCCATGCTATGAATCAGGTTGCTTGTAATTTCTTTGTCAATGAAGGGTAAGATCGCATCTGTTCTGTTAATCAAGTAAACTTTGGAGCCCATTGTTGCAAATATGGTGACATATTCACAGCCAATGACACCGGCCCCTACGATGCAGATAGATTGAGGAATTCTTGTGATATCTAAGATAGTATCAGAGTCATGGACTCTCTTGCCATCAAAGGGAATATCTTGTGGGTGAAAGGGGTAAGAGCCTGTTGCTATAATGATAGATTCACCATAGATGGTGTTGGAGGCTTCTCCCGTTATTTTGACTGTATGAGAGTCTTCAAAGCTTGCAATGCCTTTGTAGATATCCACTCGGTGTCTGTTTAAGTTACGGTGTACTTCATCACCCTCAGATGTTACTACGTAGTTTTTTCTGAACATGAAATCATCAACGGTTGCTTGATGTTTAAGAGTTCGGTCTACGCCAAACAATCCTTTTTCATATTTTCCTGAGAAAAATAGGGCCGTTTCTTTCAAGGTCTTTGAGGGAAGAGTGCCTGTATTAATTCCTGCGCCACCAAAGCGCTTTTCTT
Above is a genomic segment from Chlamydiales bacterium containing:
- a CDS encoding efflux RND transporter periplasmic adaptor subunit, producing the protein MGIEDKTPLLQQRKKWIKNLLIVIFACILIYLIYWVIFERKYISTDDAYVEGNIVQISPQTTGVITDIFVTYADKVRQGQLLIKLDNTNAKIELERAKASLASSVRQTAQLFLQVDQAKSNLALQEAKLHQANLDYIHRRNLSQVKAIALEKEENAYTDLQVAQSSTELAHIHLYEALSQVDGTSVVTHPLVLQAKSNVQQAYLNLIHTELLSPVDGFVAKRSAQVGDFVGPGRDLMSIIPLSQIWVTANFKETDLEGISPGQSVNLTSDLYGHDVKYKGIVYGIVPGTGSSFSLLPAMNATGNWIKIIQRVPVIITLEKDNLEKYPLLLGLSMNATVKKTKPKTEPQQQTTEPILLTSIYSDQLELINIEISKIIQQNLGL
- a CDS encoding TIGR00153 family protein; the protein is MLNILKLFGQSPFSPLQLHMQKVANCVGKIKEIFLALADEDYARVEKLAAQISELEHEADLTKNDIRNHLTKGLFLLIDRRDLLDILSIQDSIADKAEDISVLLTIRNLKMESVFQPHFNNFLEKNIESFQSILQVIQELDELLETSFGGLEAEKVKKMVEHVAYLEHEADLLQLQLLKRLFNSEKDLAYPVFQLWLKIFEEIGSLSNLSERLGNRIRMLLEVK
- a CDS encoding inorganic phosphate transporter, which gives rise to MIGHEGFILVLALILGFYLAWNIGANDVANAMGTSVGSGALTLKRAIIIAALLEFCGAFFVGAHVTETIEKGLINTELFYQNPNVLLYGMLASLLATGVWLQIASYFGWPVSTTHCIIGSVVGFGLILGGVEAVEWTNLIIIGTSWVLSPLMGGILSFGIFTLLRRYIFYSKNPVRATKRIAPILVFGVFSILSLVVLFKGLTHLDIHLDFLEALGISVGMGIVTGLLTYILLRSLKDKEDADVSMDGTEYAVVEKIFIPLQIVSACCMAFAHGANDVANAIGPLASIVSILHTHQSIMSAEIPTWILALGGLGIVVGLATWGWRVIETIGKKLTELTPSRGFAAEFGAATTILLASKLGLPVSTTHTLVGSVLGVGLARGIGALNLGMIREIVLSWVVTIPVGALLSVLFYYCFAFFI
- a CDS encoding saccharopine dehydrogenase NADP-binding domain-containing protein, producing the protein METFGGNILIIGCGSVAQCVLPLLFKHISINPSQITVLDCLDKKNTIQDSLNKGVNYVQSQVTKENYQALLSSYLSKGDLLLDLSVGIDTCALIQWCHEQDILFVNTSIEIWGKDDITHIKNFHEQSLYLRHIKLEQMIKTWKHSGPTAIIEHGANPGLVSHFAKQALLDIAKELLQTKMNPSKKALLEKALQEKDFALLAQVENVKVIHISEKDTQISSIPKASYEFINTWSCDGLIEEGAAPAEVGFGTHEEALPEHGLEHTTGLKHQILLKTRGCNSFVRSWVPSGPIIGMIIRHGESYTLCKKLSVYENGKAIYRPTVHYAYQLCNDAVTSLQDLEKTNWKSTPKTRILNDEIISGHDELGCLLMGHDFDSWWIGSILDIDAARKLVPHQSATTVQVAIGVVAAMVFAITHPRLGFCVPDDLDHEFILTIAKPYLGTFLSTKASFHPEFAKKWQLTEFLLKQ
- the sthA gene encoding Si-specific NAD(P)(+) transhydrogenase codes for the protein MEKYDLIVIGSGPAGEKAAVKAAYFGKRVAIIEKEKRFGGAGINTGTLPSKTLKETALFFSGKYEKGLFGVDRTLKHQATVDDFMFRKNYVVTSEGDEVHRNLNRHRVDIYKGIASFEDSHTVKITGEASNTIYGESIIIATGSYPFHPQDIPFDGKRVHDSDTILDITRIPQSICIVGAGVIGCEYVTIFATMGSKVYLINRTDAILPFIDKEITSNLIHSMEKDDTEILFNESVKSINLPDSDREFLRIGLESGKWLHVDMFLFAAGRNGNTKDLQCEKAGITVGKREQLTVDDHYRTNVPHIYAVGDVIGFPALASTSMDQGRVAVTHIFNTGDLDNLAKVIPYGIYTVPEVSMVGVTEEEAIEKKMNYCVGRARYGDMARGKIMGAVEGIMKIIFTRDDLVVRGVHVIGPLATEIIHYGLSLVENKKTVMHVISTVFNYPTLHDLYKYASYDGLGNLSGHKVKD